A window of the Mesobacillus boroniphilus genome harbors these coding sequences:
- a CDS encoding Mini-ribonuclease 3: MLHYEQKVDEKQLNSLALAYMGDAVYELYVRHHLLQSGKVRPNKLHKEATAYVSAKSQAKFLHKLLEMEALSESEITIAKRGRNAKSGSVPKNTDVQTYRYSTAFEALIGYLYLAGNEKRIEELITTVFALAEE, translated from the coding sequence AAACAATTGAATAGCCTTGCACTTGCTTACATGGGTGATGCCGTATATGAGCTATATGTCCGGCATCACCTGCTGCAAAGCGGCAAGGTCCGTCCAAACAAGCTGCATAAAGAAGCGACAGCTTACGTATCAGCAAAGTCGCAGGCCAAGTTCCTGCATAAGCTTCTGGAGATGGAGGCTTTGTCTGAATCGGAAATAACGATTGCAAAAAGAGGCCGGAATGCGAAGTCAGGATCTGTCCCGAAAAACACCGATGTCCAAACATACCGTTACAGCACCGCCTTTGAGGCCTTGATCGGTTATTTGTATCTGGCAGGTAATGAGAAACGGATAGAAGAACTGATTACCACAGTATTCGCACTTGCGGAAGAATAG
- the rpoB gene encoding DNA-directed RNA polymerase subunit beta, translating to MTGQLVQYGRHRQRRSYARISEVLELPNLIEIQTSSYQWFLDEGLREMFQDISPIEDFTGNLSLEFIDYSLGEPKYPVEESKERDVTYSAPLRVKVRLVNKETGEVKDQDVFMGDFPLMTETGTFVINGAERVIVSQLVRSPSVYYSGKLDKNGKKGFTATVIPNRGAWLEYETDAKDVVYVRIDRTRKLPVTVLLRALGFGSDQEIIDLIGDNEYIRNTLEKDNTESTEKALLEIYERLRPGEPPTVDNAKSLLVSRFFDPKRYDLANVGRYKINKKLHIKNRLFGQKLAETLVDPETGEIIAEKGVTLDRRTLDKIIPALEKNVGFKDFSPYGGVVEEDVTLQSIKIYAPNDEGEKEINVLGNAYVPEPIKNITPADIISSISYFFNLLHGVGDTDDIDHLGNRRLRSVGELLQNQFRIGLSRMERVVRERMSIQDTNTITPQQLINIRPVIASIKEFFGSSQLSQFMDQTNPLAELTHKRRLSALGPGGLTRERAGFEVRDVHYSHYGRMCPIETPEGPNIGLINSLSSFAKVNRFGFIETPYRRVDPETGKVTSHFDYLTADEEDNYVVAQANARLADDGSFIDDEVIARFRGENTVVKRDRVDYMDVSPKQVVSAATACIPFLENDDSNRALMGANMQRQAVPLMQPEAPIVGTGMEHVNAKDSGAAVICKHEGIVEHVEARQVWVRRVTEVDGQEVKGDLDKYRMLKFIRSNQGTCYNQRPIVSLGDRVVKGEILADGPSMEKGELALGRNVLVGFMTWNGYNYEDAIIMSERLVKDDVYTSIHIEEYESESRDTKLGPEEITRDIPNVGEDALRNLDERGIIRVGAEVKDGDLLVGKVTPKGVTELTAEERLLHAIFGEKAREVRDTSLRVPHGGGGIVLDVKVFNREDGDELPPGVNQLVRAYIVQKRKISEGDKMAGRHGNKGVISKILPEEDMPFLPDGTPVDIMLNPLGVPSRMNIGQVLELHLGMAARYLGIHVASPVFDGAREEDVWSTIQEAGMARDAKTVLYDGRTGEPFDNRVSVGVMYMIKLAHMVDDKLHARSTGPYSLVTQQPLGGKAQFGGQRFGEMEVWALEAYGAAYTLQEILTVKSDDVVGRVKTYEAIVKGENVPEPGVPESFKVLMKELQSLGMDVKILSGDEKEIEMRDFDDEEELQHAETLTIAPETEEMGSEKVGMKE from the coding sequence TTGACAGGTCAACTAGTTCAGTATGGACGACACCGCCAACGTAGAAGTTATGCTCGCATCAGTGAAGTTTTGGAATTGCCGAATTTGATTGAAATTCAAACCTCTTCCTATCAGTGGTTTCTTGATGAGGGCCTCCGTGAAATGTTCCAGGACATTTCACCGATTGAAGACTTTACTGGTAACTTATCGTTAGAGTTTATCGATTACAGTCTTGGCGAACCGAAATATCCAGTGGAAGAATCAAAAGAAAGAGACGTCACTTACTCTGCGCCATTGCGAGTAAAGGTCCGCCTTGTGAATAAGGAAACAGGTGAAGTAAAGGACCAGGATGTCTTCATGGGCGATTTCCCGCTTATGACAGAGACTGGCACGTTTGTAATTAACGGTGCCGAGAGGGTTATCGTTTCCCAGTTAGTGCGCTCACCAAGCGTATACTACAGCGGGAAACTTGATAAGAACGGGAAGAAAGGGTTCACTGCGACCGTTATTCCGAACCGTGGCGCCTGGTTAGAGTATGAAACAGATGCCAAGGACGTTGTATATGTAAGGATCGATCGTACGAGGAAGCTCCCTGTTACGGTTCTTTTGCGTGCATTAGGGTTCGGTTCTGATCAAGAAATCATTGATCTGATCGGTGATAACGAATATATCCGTAATACTCTTGAAAAAGATAATACGGAAAGTACGGAAAAAGCGCTTCTTGAAATTTACGAGCGTCTCCGTCCTGGCGAACCGCCTACAGTTGACAACGCAAAAAGCCTTCTGGTATCAAGATTCTTTGATCCAAAGCGCTATGACCTTGCAAATGTAGGGCGTTATAAAATCAACAAAAAGCTTCATATTAAAAACCGTTTATTCGGGCAAAAGCTTGCAGAAACATTAGTAGATCCGGAAACAGGAGAAATTATCGCAGAAAAAGGAGTCACTTTAGACCGCCGAACTCTTGATAAGATCATCCCTGCACTGGAGAAAAATGTTGGTTTCAAGGATTTCAGCCCATACGGCGGCGTGGTTGAAGAGGACGTAACTTTGCAAAGCATTAAAATCTACGCTCCAAACGATGAGGGCGAGAAAGAAATTAATGTTTTAGGAAACGCGTATGTCCCTGAACCAATCAAAAACATCACGCCTGCTGATATCATTTCATCCATCAGCTACTTCTTTAACTTGCTGCATGGTGTTGGCGATACAGATGACATCGACCATTTAGGAAACAGACGCCTTCGTTCTGTTGGTGAACTGTTGCAGAACCAATTCCGTATTGGTTTGTCCAGAATGGAGCGTGTAGTCCGTGAAAGAATGTCTATTCAGGACACAAATACGATTACACCACAGCAATTAATCAATATCCGCCCGGTAATTGCGTCCATCAAAGAGTTCTTTGGAAGCTCCCAGCTTTCACAGTTCATGGACCAGACAAATCCGTTGGCTGAATTGACACATAAAAGGCGTCTTTCTGCGTTGGGACCTGGTGGTCTTACACGTGAGCGCGCTGGATTCGAAGTGCGTGACGTTCACTATTCCCACTACGGACGTATGTGTCCGATTGAAACGCCGGAAGGTCCAAACATCGGTTTGATCAACTCACTTTCAAGTTTCGCGAAGGTCAACCGCTTCGGATTCATCGAGACTCCGTACCGTCGCGTTGATCCGGAAACAGGTAAAGTGACAAGCCATTTTGATTACTTAACAGCTGATGAAGAAGATAACTATGTAGTGGCACAGGCGAATGCTCGTCTTGCTGATGATGGTTCTTTCATTGATGATGAAGTAATAGCTCGTTTCCGTGGTGAAAACACAGTCGTCAAACGTGACCGCGTCGATTACATGGACGTATCACCTAAGCAAGTTGTATCCGCAGCGACTGCATGTATTCCTTTCTTGGAAAACGATGACTCCAACCGTGCACTAATGGGTGCGAACATGCAACGTCAGGCTGTTCCGTTAATGCAGCCGGAAGCACCAATCGTAGGTACGGGAATGGAGCACGTGAATGCAAAGGATTCCGGTGCTGCAGTAATCTGTAAGCATGAAGGAATTGTAGAACACGTTGAAGCACGTCAAGTATGGGTTCGCCGTGTTACTGAAGTAGACGGTCAGGAAGTTAAGGGTGACCTTGATAAATACCGCATGCTTAAGTTCATTCGTTCCAATCAGGGTACTTGTTATAACCAGCGCCCAATCGTAAGCCTTGGTGACCGTGTAGTTAAAGGAGAAATCCTTGCTGACGGACCATCAATGGAAAAAGGTGAACTGGCACTAGGACGTAACGTTCTTGTTGGATTCATGACATGGAATGGCTATAACTATGAAGATGCCATCATCATGAGTGAACGACTTGTTAAAGACGATGTTTATACATCGATCCATATAGAAGAATATGAATCAGAGTCCCGCGATACAAAGCTTGGACCTGAAGAAATCACACGCGATATTCCGAACGTAGGGGAAGACGCACTAAGAAACCTTGACGAGCGTGGAATCATCCGTGTCGGTGCTGAAGTAAAGGATGGGGATCTTCTAGTAGGTAAGGTAACACCTAAAGGGGTTACTGAATTGACTGCGGAAGAACGTCTCCTGCACGCAATCTTCGGTGAAAAAGCAAGGGAAGTCCGTGATACTTCATTGCGTGTTCCACACGGCGGCGGCGGGATTGTCCTTGACGTTAAAGTGTTTAACCGAGAAGATGGCGACGAGCTTCCTCCAGGTGTAAACCAGCTTGTCCGTGCTTACATCGTTCAGAAGCGTAAGATTTCTGAAGGTGACAAAATGGCAGGACGCCACGGTAACAAAGGGGTTATCTCTAAAATCCTTCCGGAAGAAGATATGCCTTTCCTACCGGACGGAACACCAGTTGATATCATGCTTAACCCACTAGGGGTACCATCACGTATGAATATCGGTCAGGTTCTTGAGCTCCACCTTGGTATGGCTGCGCGCTACCTTGGAATCCATGTTGCTTCACCAGTATTCGACGGTGCCCGTGAGGAAGATGTATGGTCAACGATCCAGGAAGCTGGTATGGCACGAGATGCGAAAACTGTCCTATATGATGGACGTACCGGTGAACCATTCGATAATCGTGTATCTGTCGGTGTCATGTACATGATCAAGCTTGCTCACATGGTAGACGATAAGCTTCATGCTCGTTCTACTGGACCATACTCACTTGTTACGCAGCAGCCACTCGGCGGTAAAGCTCAGTTCGGCGGACAGCGTTTCGGGGAGATGGAGGTTTGGGCGCTTGAAGCATACGGCGCTGCTTACACATTGCAGGAAATCTTAACTGTCAAGTCCGATGATGTTGTTGGACGTGTCAAAACATATGAAGCAATTGTAAAAGGTGAAAACGTACCAGAGCCAGGCGTTCCGGAATCATTCAAAGTATTGATGAAAGAACTTCAGAGTCTTGGTATGGACGTCAAGATCCTATCAGGCGATGAAAAAGAAATCGAAATGCGCGATTTTGATGATGAAGAAGAATTGCAGCATGCAGAAACATTGACAATTGCTCCTGAAACAGAAGAAATGGGTTCTGAAAAAGTAGGAATGAAAGAATAG
- the rplJ gene encoding 50S ribosomal protein L10, producing MSKVIEVKKQIVDEIAGKLKESKSTIVVDYRGLTVSEVTELRKELREAGVEFKVYKNSMTRRAAEAAELADLNTSLTGPNAIAFSTEDVVAPAKILNEFAKKHEALEIKAGVVEGNIVTVEEIKALADLPSREGLLSMLLSVLQAPVRNLALAAKAVAEQKEEQGA from the coding sequence ATGAGCAAAGTTATTGAAGTAAAAAAGCAAATCGTTGACGAGATTGCTGGCAAACTAAAAGAAAGCAAATCAACAATCGTTGTTGATTACCGCGGACTTACAGTTTCTGAAGTAACTGAACTTCGTAAAGAGCTTCGTGAAGCTGGCGTAGAATTCAAGGTTTACAAAAACTCTATGACACGCCGTGCTGCTGAAGCTGCAGAACTTGCTGACTTAAACACATCTTTAACAGGTCCTAACGCAATCGCGTTCAGTACTGAAGATGTAGTTGCACCAGCGAAGATTCTTAACGAATTCGCTAAAAAGCATGAAGCGCTTGAAATCAAAGCGGGTGTAGTTGAAGGCAACATCGTTACAGTAGAAGAAATCAAGGCACTTGCAGACCTACCGTCTCGCGAAGGTCTACTTTCTATGCTACTCAGCGTACTTCAAGCACCAGTTCGCAATCTTGCTCTTGCTGCAAAAGCAGTTGCAGAACAGAAGGAAGAACAAGGCGCGTAA
- the rpmG gene encoding 50S ribosomal protein L33, producing MNNKVTLACKECGSRNYSTTSNKQTQTERLELKKYCNNCGAHTVHKETK from the coding sequence ATGAATAATAAAGTGACTCTTGCTTGTAAGGAATGCGGTTCCCGCAATTATTCCACAACGAGCAACAAGCAAACGCAAACAGAACGGCTGGAGCTGAAAAAGTACTGCAACAACTGCGGTGCCCATACAGTTCATAAGGAAACGAAATAA
- the rplL gene encoding 50S ribosomal protein L7/L12 produces MTKEQIIEAVKSMTVLELNDLVKAIEEEFGVTAAAPVAMMGGAAGAAAEEQTEFDVVLASAGDQKIKVIKVVREITGLGLKEAKEVVDNAPKALKEGVSKEEAEEIKAKLEEVGANIEVK; encoded by the coding sequence ATGACTAAAGAACAAATCATTGAAGCAGTTAAAAGCATGACTGTTTTAGAACTTAACGACCTAGTAAAAGCAATCGAAGAAGAATTCGGCGTAACTGCTGCTGCACCAGTTGCAATGATGGGTGGAGCTGCTGGAGCTGCTGCTGAAGAACAAACTGAATTTGACGTAGTTCTTGCATCTGCTGGCGACCAGAAGATCAAGGTTATCAAAGTTGTACGTGAAATCACTGGTCTTGGTCTTAAAGAAGCGAAAGAAGTTGTTGACAACGCTCCTAAAGCTCTTAAAGAAGGCGTTTCTAAAGAAGAAGCTGAAGAAATCAAAGCTAAGCTTGAAGAAGTTGGAGCTAACATCGAAGTTAAGTAA
- the rplA gene encoding 50S ribosomal protein L1, protein MAKKGKKYLEAAKLVDRAQAYTVAEAVELAKKTSTVKFDATVEAAFRLGVDPKKADQQIRGAVVLPNGTGKTQRVLVFAKGEKLKEAEAAGADYVGDAEYINKIQQGWFDFDVIVATPDMMGEVGKLGRVLGPKGLMPNPKTGTVTFDVTKAVNEIKAGKVEYRVDKSGNIHVPIGKVSFEDGKLVENFNTIFETMMKVKPAAAKGTYMKNVTISTTMGPGVKVDPSTVK, encoded by the coding sequence ATGGCTAAAAAAGGTAAAAAGTATCTTGAAGCTGCTAAGCTTGTAGATCGCGCTCAAGCGTATACAGTTGCTGAAGCAGTTGAGCTTGCTAAAAAGACAAGCACTGTTAAATTTGATGCTACAGTTGAAGCTGCTTTCCGTTTGGGTGTAGACCCTAAGAAAGCTGACCAGCAAATCCGTGGAGCAGTTGTGCTTCCAAACGGTACTGGTAAAACTCAGCGTGTTCTAGTGTTCGCTAAAGGCGAAAAGTTAAAAGAAGCAGAAGCTGCTGGCGCAGATTATGTTGGTGATGCAGAATACATCAACAAGATCCAACAAGGCTGGTTCGACTTTGACGTAATCGTAGCTACACCTGATATGATGGGTGAAGTTGGTAAGCTTGGTCGCGTATTGGGACCTAAAGGCTTAATGCCAAACCCTAAGACTGGCACAGTTACTTTCGATGTAACGAAAGCAGTTAACGAAATCAAAGCAGGTAAAGTAGAATACCGCGTTGATAAGTCTGGTAACATCCACGTACCTATCGGAAAAGTTTCTTTCGAAGACGGAAAGCTTGTTGAAAACTTCAACACAATCTTCGAAACTATGATGAAGGTTAAGCCAGCTGCAGCTAAAGGAACTTACATGAAGAACGTTACGATCTCTACTACAATGGGACCTGGCGTTAAAGTAGATCCTTCAACTGTAAAATAA
- the nusG gene encoding transcription termination/antitermination protein NusG, with protein sequence MEKNWYVVHTYSGYENKVKTNLEKRVETMGMQDKIFRVIVPEEEETDFKNGKKKVVKRKTFPGYVLVELVMTDDSWYVVRNTPGVTGFVGSAGAGSKPTALLPEEVTFILKRMGVEEKRVDINFELGETVQVSEGPFANFTGTIEEIDKDKAKLKVLVNMFGRDTPVELEFSQIEKL encoded by the coding sequence ATGGAAAAGAATTGGTATGTAGTGCATACTTACTCAGGTTACGAGAACAAGGTCAAGACAAATCTTGAAAAGCGCGTTGAAACAATGGGCATGCAAGATAAGATCTTCCGGGTGATCGTCCCTGAAGAAGAAGAAACAGATTTCAAAAATGGTAAAAAGAAAGTTGTTAAGAGAAAGACATTCCCGGGCTATGTCCTGGTAGAATTGGTCATGACAGATGATTCTTGGTATGTTGTCCGGAACACACCAGGTGTAACTGGATTCGTTGGCTCTGCTGGTGCAGGATCAAAACCAACCGCGTTATTGCCTGAAGAAGTAACGTTCATCCTCAAACGCATGGGAGTTGAGGAGAAGAGGGTTGATATCAACTTCGAGCTTGGTGAAACTGTCCAGGTAAGTGAAGGGCCGTTCGCCAACTTCACAGGGACAATCGAAGAGATCGATAAGGACAAGGCAAAGCTTAAAGTTCTTGTCAATATGTTCGGCCGGGACACTCCGGTTGAGCTTGAATTTTCGCAGATTGAAAAATTATAA
- the rlmB gene encoding 23S rRNA (guanosine(2251)-2'-O)-methyltransferase RlmB — protein MIGKNPVIEALKSERDINKILIAEGSQSGQMQQVIGMAKEANVIVQFVPKKKIDQLADGNHQGVIAQVAAYEYAEIDDLFAAAEKKNEAPFFLLLDEIEDPHNLGSIMRTADASGAHGIIIPKRRAVGLTATVAKLSTGAIEYIPVARVTNMAQTIDELKERGVWIAGTDASAKQDFRQMDGTLPLGLVIGSEGKGMGRLIRDKCDFLLSLPMVGHVTSLNASVAAALLMYEVHRKRHPQGE, from the coding sequence ATAATTGGTAAAAATCCGGTAATCGAAGCTTTGAAATCGGAACGAGACATTAACAAAATCCTGATTGCCGAAGGCTCACAGAGCGGTCAGATGCAGCAAGTCATCGGGATGGCAAAGGAAGCCAATGTCATCGTCCAATTCGTCCCGAAAAAGAAAATCGACCAGCTTGCCGATGGCAATCACCAGGGAGTTATCGCCCAGGTTGCAGCCTATGAATATGCGGAGATTGATGATTTGTTCGCGGCAGCGGAAAAGAAAAATGAGGCGCCTTTCTTTTTGCTCCTCGATGAAATTGAGGATCCCCATAATCTTGGCTCCATCATGAGGACAGCTGATGCCTCAGGAGCGCACGGGATCATCATACCTAAGAGACGAGCTGTTGGACTGACGGCTACAGTAGCAAAACTATCAACAGGTGCAATCGAATATATCCCGGTTGCGAGGGTCACGAATATGGCGCAGACAATCGATGAATTGAAGGAGCGCGGTGTCTGGATAGCTGGGACTGACGCATCGGCAAAACAGGATTTTCGTCAAATGGATGGAACACTGCCTCTTGGTCTAGTGATCGGCAGCGAGGGAAAAGGAATGGGAAGGCTGATCAGGGATAAGTGCGATTTTCTTTTAAGCCTTCCAATGGTTGGACATGTTACTTCCTTGAATGCATCAGTTGCCGCGGCACTATTGATGTATGAAGTTCACCGTAAACGTCATCCGCAAGGGGAATAG
- the secE gene encoding preprotein translocase subunit SecE, which yields MQRITNFFSEVGREMRKVSWPRRKELTRYTITVLSTVAFAALFFAVLDLGISELIRLILE from the coding sequence ATGCAGCGCATCACTAATTTTTTCAGTGAAGTTGGACGTGAAATGAGAAAGGTCAGCTGGCCTAGACGTAAAGAACTGACTCGATACACGATTACGGTTCTGTCTACAGTTGCTTTTGCTGCTCTATTCTTCGCAGTGTTAGACCTTGGTATTTCTGAATTGATTCGCTTAATTCTTGAATAA
- a CDS encoding NYN domain-containing protein, with protein sequence MDILLVDGYNIIGAWPELVSLKKRELSAARDRLVEIMAEYQAYTGYRVIIVFDAHFVSGTQKKYKNYMVEVIFTKENETADERIERLAIDLSNRKTQIHVATSDYTEQWAIFGQGALRKSARELLNETNLISKKIEKSVKVIQEKKPSAKIPLTKEVAEIFEKWRRGEH encoded by the coding sequence ATGGATATCCTGCTTGTTGACGGCTACAACATTATCGGCGCATGGCCGGAGCTGGTCAGCTTGAAGAAGAGAGAGCTTTCTGCAGCCAGGGACCGTCTGGTTGAAATCATGGCTGAATACCAGGCGTATACCGGCTATCGCGTCATCATTGTTTTTGACGCCCATTTTGTATCAGGAACACAAAAGAAATATAAGAATTATATGGTGGAAGTTATTTTTACAAAAGAAAATGAAACGGCGGATGAACGGATTGAAAGGCTGGCGATCGACCTCAGTAACCGCAAAACGCAAATCCATGTAGCCACCTCTGACTATACCGAGCAATGGGCGATTTTTGGACAGGGAGCACTAAGGAAATCAGCAAGGGAGCTGCTTAACGAAACAAATTTAATTAGCAAAAAAATAGAAAAAAGCGTGAAAGTGATCCAGGAAAAAAAGCCAAGTGCCAAGATTCCGCTTACAAAAGAAGTGGCAGAAATTTTTGAAAAATGGCGCAGAGGGGAACATTGA
- a CDS encoding class I SAM-dependent methyltransferase: MTEHYYSRKPSTESNPVKWQSELKGNSFRFKVDSGVFSKKEVDFGSRLLIDTFELNKADGLILDVGCGYGPIGLSLAKAYPGAMVHMVDVNERAIMLSEENASENKVNNVKIYESDRLTGVEEKGFDAILTNPPIRAGKKIVHDIFEQSFHHLAEGGELWVVIQKKQGAPSAMEKMKELFGEVDIVAKSKGYFILKSVKC, translated from the coding sequence TTGACTGAACATTACTACTCCCGCAAACCCAGTACTGAAAGCAATCCTGTGAAATGGCAGAGTGAATTGAAGGGGAATAGCTTCCGCTTTAAGGTTGACAGTGGAGTTTTTTCGAAAAAGGAAGTCGATTTTGGGTCAAGGCTATTGATCGATACGTTCGAACTAAATAAAGCTGATGGGTTGATTCTTGATGTTGGTTGTGGCTATGGGCCGATTGGACTTTCACTTGCTAAGGCTTATCCAGGAGCTATGGTCCACATGGTGGATGTCAATGAAAGAGCGATTATGCTTTCTGAGGAAAATGCGTCTGAAAATAAAGTGAACAACGTGAAAATCTATGAAAGCGACCGGCTTACTGGGGTGGAGGAAAAAGGATTCGATGCAATCCTTACGAACCCGCCGATCCGTGCCGGAAAAAAGATTGTGCATGATATTTTTGAACAAAGTTTCCACCATTTAGCTGAAGGTGGAGAGCTTTGGGTGGTCATCCAGAAAAAGCAGGGTGCCCCATCCGCGATGGAAAAAATGAAAGAGCTATTTGGCGAAGTAGACATAGTGGCGAAAAGTAAAGGATACTTTATTCTCAAATCTGTTAAATGTTGA
- the rplK gene encoding 50S ribosomal protein L11 encodes MAKKVIKMVKLQIPAGKANPAPPVGPALGQAGVNIMGFCKEFNARTADQAGLIIPVEITVFEDRSFTFITKTPPAAVLLKVAAGIQSGSGEPNRNKVATVKRDKVREIAEQKMPDLNAASVEAAMRMVEGTARSMGITIED; translated from the coding sequence GTGGCTAAAAAAGTAATTAAGATGGTTAAATTGCAAATCCCTGCTGGTAAAGCCAATCCGGCACCACCAGTTGGACCTGCACTAGGTCAAGCCGGTGTTAACATCATGGGATTCTGTAAGGAGTTTAACGCTCGTACAGCTGACCAAGCTGGACTAATCATTCCTGTTGAAATTACGGTTTTTGAAGACCGTTCATTTACATTTATTACGAAAACTCCTCCTGCTGCAGTTCTTTTGAAGGTAGCAGCTGGAATTCAGTCTGGTTCTGGTGAACCAAACCGTAATAAAGTAGCAACAGTTAAGCGTGATAAAGTACGTGAAATTGCTGAACAGAAAATGCCTGACCTTAACGCAGCTAGCGTTGAAGCAGCAATGCGCATGGTTGAAGGTACTGCTCGCAGCATGGGTATCACGATCGAAGACTAA
- the sigH gene encoding RNA polymerase sporulation sigma factor SigH: protein MSTDIGNRLNDAYLLLEDEEIVEAVHRGESDALDFLIHKYRNFVRAKARSYFLIGADKEDIVQEGMIGLYKAIRDFREDKLTSFKAFAELCITRQIITAIKTATRQKHIPLNSYVSLDKPIYDEESDRTLMDVLSGAKVMDPEELFINQEEFDQIEVKMSELLSDLERKVLALYLDGQSYQEISEELNRHVKSIDNALQRVKRKLERYLELRELSV from the coding sequence ATGAGTACTGACATCGGGAATCGTTTAAATGACGCTTATTTGTTGCTGGAAGATGAAGAAATTGTAGAAGCGGTGCACAGAGGAGAAAGTGATGCACTTGATTTTCTGATTCACAAATACAGGAATTTTGTTCGGGCTAAAGCACGATCATATTTCCTGATCGGAGCAGATAAAGAGGACATCGTGCAGGAAGGAATGATCGGCTTATATAAAGCAATCCGTGACTTCCGGGAGGACAAGCTGACATCATTCAAAGCATTTGCAGAACTATGCATTACCCGTCAGATCATTACGGCCATCAAGACGGCCACAAGGCAGAAACACATCCCGCTTAACTCCTATGTTTCCCTGGACAAGCCGATTTATGATGAGGAATCGGACAGGACGCTGATGGATGTTTTATCCGGAGCCAAAGTGATGGACCCCGAAGAGTTATTTATTAATCAGGAAGAGTTTGACCAGATCGAAGTGAAAATGTCAGAGCTGCTGAGTGACCTTGAACGAAAAGTGCTCGCATTATATTTGGACGGACAATCCTACCAGGAAATTTCTGAAGAGCTGAATCGCCATGTCAAGTCAATCGACAATGCTCTTCAGCGTGTAAAGCGGAAGCTTGAGAGGTATCTTGAGCTGAGAGAGCTGTCAGTGTAA